TATCGCGGACGACAACTGACCGCCGAAGATTTCCACCGCTTCGACTGGATCGTCGGCATGGACCGATCGAACATGCGCAATATCGAACACCTGAGACCGACGGCCGCCAAGGCGAACGTGGCAATGCTGATGGACCTCGTTCCCGGCCGCGAAGGCGCGGAAGTCGCCGATCCCTGGCACGGCGGAGAGGACAACTTCATCGAAACGTGGGACGACGTCCGCCTCGGCGCCGATGCGCTGGTGGAGCGGTTGCGCTAGCCCCCGCGCAGCAATTGCACGCCCCAATCGCGTTCGAACAGATACAGCAACACTCGCGCCGCCGTACCGCGAGCGCCCTCCAGCCCGCCGTCGCGATCCATCAGCAGGCGCGCATCGTCATGCGCCAGGGGCAGGAGGCGCTGGATCTGATCCAGCGTGGCGACGCGGAACGGGGTATCGCCCGACTGGCGCGTCCCCAGCAGTTCCCCCCCGCCGCGCAAGCGCAAATCCTCCTCCGCCAACCGAAATCCGTCCTGGGTTTCGCGCATCAGCGCCAGCCGGGCGCGGCCGGTTTCCGATAGCGTATCGCCGCGCAGCAGCAGACAAGTCGACTTCTCGCTCCCGCGGCCAACGCGCCCCCGCAACTGATGCAACTGCGCGAGGCCGAAACGTTCGGCCTGCTCGATCACCATCAGTGTGGCGGCGGGCACATCCACCCCCACCTCGATCACCGTCGTCGCGACGAGCAACTTCGCCTCGCCCGAGGCGAAAAGCGCCATCGCGGCGTCCTTCTGGTCCGGACCCAACTGCCCATGCACGAGCACGACCGCATCGCCGAAGCGCTCTTTCAAAGCAGCGAAGCGAGCTTCCGCCGCAGCGATATCCTCGCTTTCGTGTTCGCGCACCATGGGGCAGACCCAGTAAGCCTGCTGGCCGCTGGCGACATGCCGCCCAACCGCCTCAACCACATCCGCCA
The nucleotide sequence above comes from Pelagerythrobacter marensis. Encoded proteins:
- a CDS encoding low molecular weight protein-tyrosine-phosphatase, producing MIAGPSVLFVCLGNICRSPLAEAAFRDAAARAGLDAEIDSAGTADYHVGQPPDPRSIAIAARHGIGIDHYRGRQLTAEDFHRFDWIVGMDRSNMRNIEHLRPTAAKANVAMLMDLVPGREGAEVADPWHGGEDNFIETWDDVRLGADALVERLR